GTTCGTCCCGAACAGGGATGGCCAGGCGGCGCGTATCGTCGACGGACAATGCGTCGGCCGTCAGGCGGACCTCGACACGGTGTTCTCCCCCGCTGAACGTCGGAGCAAAGTCGGTTTGAATCTCTTGTCCGGCCGGCACGTCGACCCGCTTTGTGTCGGCGAGGCGTCCGTCCAGGACCAATTCCACGAGTTGTCCTGAGACCGGCGCGGCACTGAAATTCTTAATGTTTGCAGCGATCCGAGCGGCACGGTTCGAGAGCACGAACTGGTCATCCGCCCGCAGATTGGTGATCGCCATGTTGGGGGCAATCGGTTCGCCGACATTCAGCCAAAAGATCTTGGTTCGATCGGCCAGCTTCTGCAACTCCTGGCGAATGTTCTGGACTTCGGTGGATTGATTCGGTGCCCAGGTCGCGGCCTGCAGATCGGTAATGAAATAGATCTCTTTGCGCGACAGTTCAGGGGCCAGAGTGGTGAGTTCCTGAATTTCCTTGAGGACGACCGAGGCATCAACTCGCTCGTCATTCAGCGTCAGTTGGTCCACTTCTTCCATCACGGCGGCTGATTGATAGGCGGGGCGCCGGACGACGACGCGTGGTGACGAATCGCTGATGCGCACCAGATTGATGGCGTCGCCCTGCCTTGATCCGCCAATGATTTGGCGTGCCAGATCTTTGGCCCGTTCGAAACGCGTCCGACCGCTGGGGGCATATCCCATGCTGAAGGTGGCGTCGATCACGATGATGCGATGCTTGGGGCTAGCGGACTGGAAATATTCCCCAAACGTTTCGGCGGTCGGCCGCGACAGCGCCAATGCGACCAGCAGGACGGCGAGGGTTCGAATCGCCAAGAGCAGCAACTGCTCAAGTTTCATCCGCCGAGATTGCTTCTTCGTGGCCGCGATCAGAAACCGCATGGCCGCCCATGGCTCAGTCTGGAACCGGCGGCGATGCAGCAGGTGGATCACGATCGGGATGCTGCCCGCCGCCAATCCCCAGAGCATCAGCGGGCTGGCAAACCCGAAGGCGAGAATTGGAAACGAAGACGACATACGGCAGCCACTTAACGAAGGAACGTCGAGACGCAACAAGTGGATCTTGGCGGAATGCCCCTGTCCAGTGCAACTGTTGAGTTCTTAAAGCGATCGATGATCGCAAATCTCTGGCTTTCTTACAAATTTTCGATTCATCCTGAGCGTGCTGCGGCGAGCGTGTTAATCGTGTGCTGAAGAAGGCGGAGGGCGCCTCAAAGAGGTCGCCCAGGAAGTCTGGGCGCGCCTTGTCAGTAATCAGATGTGGGGTCTGTGACAAAATGTCTGCTGAATTGGGGTGTACCGTTTTTGATCCTGAACTTCCACCAAGGTGACGGATTTGTTGTTGATGTTTTGTTGCAATCATTGTTACGGTGCGTTGTGTTAATGCAGTCGGCTTTTTATGCGGCGCGCGTGGCGAACCGTTTTGAAATCATTCGTTTCTTGCGGAGAGCATCAAGATGCGAATTGGGGCGAATATCGTCGCTGCCTTGGTGGTCGCATCGCTGATTGCCCTTGTTCATTTCTCTGGACAGCGAGGCGTGTTTGAGTCTGCGGCTTCTCGTAAGATACCACGCGTTGAAGAGGTTGTTCGCCAAGTATCGTCGAGCGTGCTGCGTCGCAGAACTCCTTTGAGGTTTCCACTAACTAGACTTCCTGTAGTCTCAATCGATCCTGTAGACGTCAGGTCGTACGCGTCTCGATTCAGGCCGACTCATCAGCTAGAGGCAGTTTCAAAACCGATAAATCGTCAATAAAGATGGCAGGCAATTTGCATTCCAGTGTGAGCGAAAGGAACAACTCACATGATCATTGCCCTGTCCAAGTGGCCCCAGCGACGGCGGCCGAACACGACAGGGTCCAGGACGGCCCCGAAACCATTTGTGTCTGATGTTCAATGGAAATTGATCGAAGACTTGTTCGACGATCCTGAGCCTTCTCCTGCGGGAGGCCGGCCTAGAGTGTCGGCTCGACAATGTCTTGAAGGTGTTTTGTGGGTTCTCAAGTCCGGTGCGCGATGGCAAGATTTACCAGATCGGTATCCCTCTTTTACAACGTGCTGGCGTCGCCACAAGCAATGGACCGAGTCGGGAACGCTCGTCAGTGCGTGGTCCCGGCTGATCAAGGAATTGGATCGGCGGAAATTGCTCAACTGGTCGCAGGCGCTGGGGGACGGGACGTTTTCC
This Schlesneria paludicola DSM 18645 DNA region includes the following protein-coding sequences:
- a CDS encoding IS5 family transposase — its product is MIIALSKWPQRRRPNTTGSRTAPKPFVSDVQWKLIEDLFDDPEPSPAGGRPRVSARQCLEGVLWVLKSGARWQDLPDRYPSFTTCWRRHKQWTESGTLVSAWSRLIKELDRRKLLNWSQALGDGTFSPTKKGGAEVGKTKKGKGTKLMVLTEGHGLPVSAFTISAQVAEVNTIETLVDIQIAGQRPERFLYDKAADADWLRDSLERRGIEQITPHREGRKKPVKTDGRSLRRYKRRWKIE